From Campylobacter pinnipediorum subsp. caledonicus:
TTGGTTTAGAAGAGATTTAAGGGTAACAGATAATGCTATTTTAGCCAATGCAAACAAAGATGTTTTGCCTATATTTATTTTTGATAAAAATATTTTAGAAAAACTTCCAAATGATGATAAAAGAGTAACTTTTATATATAAATCTGTTCTAAATTTAAAAACGAACCTTAAAAAAATAGGGCTTGATTTGGCTATTTTTTACGATAATCCTAAAAGTGTTTTTACAAAGTTGAAAAAATATGGATTTGATGAAATTTTATGCTCTGTTGACTTTGATTCATACTCCATAAGCAGGGATAAAGAGATAGAAAAAATACTGCCATTAAATAGATATTTGGACTCTTTTATACTTAATCCAAATGAGCATTTAAAAAAAGATCAAACACCATATAAAGTTTTTACACCTTTTTATAAATCTTTGGATCCAATAACTTCTTCAAGCAAAATAAGCACTTTTGAATTAAAAAATAAACTTAACAAAATAGATTTTGATTATAGCTTTATACCAAGTCTTGAAATGATGGGCTTTATAGAGCAAAAACTTCCTGATTTTTTAGAAAAAAAACCTGCTGAACTGCTAAATACTTTTAAAGAAAAAATAGAAAAATATGACAAAGCTAGGGATTATTTTTATATGGATGACACATCTAAAATATCAGTTCATCTAAGATTTGGGCTAATTTCACCAAAAGAGGTTTTTAATTATTTAAAATCCGAACAAAACTTAAACAGCGAATCTTTTATAAGAGAGTTGTTTTGGAGAGAATTTTATAACTATATATTGTTTCATTTTCCAAGCAGTCAAACACAAAACTTTCAAGATATTAAGATAAACTGGAGCGACAATAAAGAACATTTTGAAAAATGGTGCAGGGGAGAAACAGGTGTTCCTATAGTAGATGCCGCAATGAGACATTTAAACAACACAGGAACAATGCATAATAGATTAAGAATGATAACGGCATCTTTTTTAACTAAAAATCTTTTTATTGACTGGAAAAAAGGTGAGAAGTATTTTGCTTTAAAGCTCCTGGATTATGAGGCTAGCTCAAATATAGGTTCGTGGCAATGGAGTGCTAGTACAGGCACCGATGCTAATCCATATTTTAGAGTTTTTAACCCATATTCTCAATCAAAAAAATTTGATCCCGACGCGATATTTATAAAAAAAGTTATACCTGAGCTAAGAGATGTTAATCCAAAGCTACTGCATATAGAAAATGGTCTTTTGGAAGATATATTTATAAAATATCCTAAAAGTATAGTTGATATAACAAACTCTAGAAGACAAGCAATACAAAATTTCAAAAAAGCTAAAAATTAATCAAATAATTTTTATTCAATTAATTTTTATTCAATTTAGCAAGCATTAGAATAATAAAAAATAAAAATTAATGTTCTATAAACATATATTTTCTTAAATTAAAAAATAAGTAAAAATATACGATAAAAAGTAAAATACAAGCTATTTTATATATTTTGTATTGAAAACTATAATTTTCAAACTAATATATAAATATTATTTCAATCCTACTTTTATGCTACCAAATATCATAAAATACGCCATTTTATGACTTTACATTTTGAATGAAATAAATTTATCCATTAAATATTTTGTATTTTTATACAAATAAAATACTTACATATTTTACATAAAATATTTTTATTATTTTTGCAATTTTATATACTCGCTATAATCTAAGAAAATATATTAAAAAAATAATATAATTATAAAACATTATAATTTTTTTATATTTTAATTGGTTTA
This genomic window contains:
- a CDS encoding cryptochrome/photolyase family protein, whose protein sequence is MKQILWFRRDLRVTDNAILANANKDVLPIFIFDKNILEKLPNDDKRVTFIYKSVLNLKTNLKKIGLDLAIFYDNPKSVFTKLKKYGFDEILCSVDFDSYSISRDKEIEKILPLNRYLDSFILNPNEHLKKDQTPYKVFTPFYKSLDPITSSSKISTFELKNKLNKIDFDYSFIPSLEMMGFIEQKLPDFLEKKPAELLNTFKEKIEKYDKARDYFYMDDTSKISVHLRFGLISPKEVFNYLKSEQNLNSESFIRELFWREFYNYILFHFPSSQTQNFQDIKINWSDNKEHFEKWCRGETGVPIVDAAMRHLNNTGTMHNRLRMITASFLTKNLFIDWKKGEKYFALKLLDYEASSNIGSWQWSASTGTDANPYFRVFNPYSQSKKFDPDAIFIKKVIPELRDVNPKLLHIENGLLEDIFIKYPKSIVDITNSRRQAIQNFKKAKN